gCTTTAGATCACTAAGGACCGACGATTTTTTAAGAAGTCGTGTAATGATATAATTTAACATACGTCTTAAAATTGTTAAGTACTGCTCTTCTCTTCGGCTCTGGgtgttcaaatatttaaaaattctttgttaAGTATATACTGTATTTGTTATTGAAACAAAACCTCTTTATGTATATATTAAGTCATTGTGATTAAAAGTTACCTCATAAATCATCCTTGAAAAAAGGTACAATATTTTGCTACAGTGTTAAGTTTACAATTTTTGAGGCAAACAAAATCAAGGTTAACGGTTTTGCGATATAGAACGTAACTAGGTTGAAGGTATATAATAGGACTTCATACAGACATATGGACTAAACAACAAAAAGAGTAATAAATGAATGCGTTTCGTCACACGTTTTTGCCGGTTTTGCCATGGGTTTTGCGCCGTATTTTagtcagttaacctaacaagtgttggAGGGGAAGGACGAAATGACTCCTAACATAATGACCAAGAAATTATCGTTACAAAATTCAAAGTTGTACACTACTTGACTTGTTTCGATACATATCCAGGGTGCAAGAATGTAGAATAAATTATATGTGAATGGGTAGAGTTTAGCCTCAGGATGTTTTACTGTAGAAAGAGATAAACAAAATGTCTTGAGGATTAACCAGACGGTTGCGGTTGCTTTAATCATCTGGAAAACGTCAACTCCTTGGTAACGAATCTGTCAATGATTATTTAAGGCAGGAGCGCAGTAACGTATCTTTACAATGACTATTTAAGACAGGAGCTTTGTCATGCATATTTGGGATGCAATGTTTATTTCGTGCCCGGTTTCCCCAAAAAAGTCCATAGactgtaaatatttaatattgacCTACCGATATATTATGAACAAAAAGTACTTTTTGTTATTAGAAAAAAAGAcacatataatatacatttgtcTGTAACGTTTGTTGAGCCTTGATAGCAAAGCTGTTTTGAAAAGGTAGTGGGTCAGCTAAAGGAAACTATTTAATACTTGTAAAACAAAACACTATAATGATAATCTAAGAACTGATTATTTATGTTGATTCCTTTTATATCGTATACAATTGAGGATCATCAAAGTTTATCATTCGCCTGTCACATTGAAAGACCAGATCTTTTTTAATTCCGAATATTGCCACTTCCACCGATCTCAAAATCAAACTTtcgaaaaaaaagtcaaaagttcgttttctttcataaatacaaatatcgAGGAAGAAAAAAGACAGAAGACTCGACAACAAGTAATAAAAAGGTAGCAGTTGACTTACAGttatttccaattttaaaacATCTTGAAATGCACCATAATGATAATATTACCGACTGACCAATGCAGGTATGTTTGGACCCATATTTATAGAGCATTTTAGTACAAAACATCACTAAGATCAGAATTTATGATTTCCTTATAACTTCTTTTTTCACTGCTTTATGAATACAGGCTCTGGTGTAGCAGTGGTTGCCAGGGTTTAAACGTTCGGTGAACTTGATATTTTGGAAAAATCGTCATAGTTTGATAAACAATACTGTTAAATATAATCTAGTGTTAGGATATGATACTAAATATATTATCTTTTGACCCGTTACCATATTAATCATTCATTTTACTGAGTGTACATAATAACTCTAAATGTTTAATATCTGtgaaaagttgatttttttgtagaaaagtgaTATAAACAAGAATTTTTGATATTAGTCTTGGAGACAAAAACACATTACGCACtgtacatgtaattatgtttttCAACTGTTAACTGAAATTAATGGCGAAATAACACATCTGTCATAAAAGGCAAAATATAGGAAATTTACACAGAATTATAACCAAactgacaattttatttttatcgaGTTTAAATTAAATAAGAAAATCAGTGAAAAAATACGCACACATTGATAAAGTGAGACATGGACTTTAAAAACAATTGGACCAAAACCACATTATTTACATAATGTATCTACAAAATTAAGCAAAGTAGTATCTGCTGTGTACAGTGGTATGCCACTCACGCACAAACGCACGAACGAATGAATACAcgtactctctctctctcttcctaTCTCTCATGTGAGCAAATAATTATATAAcgttaattttataaaaatgcagcCTTACAAAGCGGCTAATAGAATGCATATGAAATGCGATCACAATTTTGAACCTTTTGAATACACTTTATTATTTTCCATAACATTTGTCAAGGTCagcaataaaagaaacatttcagacaaaatatacaaataataaataaagagtcttttgtcaattatttttttcatgtcgGTGAATTTGAATTAACACTGTGGAGGGGATAAGCGTAAGATAACTCTCGTCTGCTATAATTATGCACGTACAATTTAGCTGAAATATTATCCCACTTAATGTAGAATCTTAAAGGAAGAACTGCGCAACAGAACAGGGATGCACACAGTTTCAGAGACCATCCAAACAAACACGTCTATCGCATGCCCCAGAGTAGCCCTTCGTGGGACACCACAGGGTAGAAGGAACAGAGGCCGACCAAAAGAGACTTGGACGTGAACCGTTCAGAAAGACTTAAAGAACCGAGGTCTGACAATGGAGACGGCGCCTCGAGTTGCTGCAGACAGAACCAGATGGAGGTCCCTTACAGTCGCCTCAAGCACCAGACGGCGCTGAAGAAGATTAAGTGAGTGAGCAATATAAAATCTTTGGAATGTTAATGGAATGTTAACTTATCATTCACCTAGGCAAAACAGAAAGTTACAGAATACCCccttctttttttctgaaatggttatttatttccttttaacaACTTTATGCGAGATATATATGTCTCaaaatcttttgaaaatctcATGTTCCGCTAACTACCTGAAATTTGAACATTGGTGAAATATATGCCTAGAGCCGTCTTTCACAAGTATTTGGTTTAAATAACTTAGTACTAGTGTACCTAACATAATAGCGGGGTGTACACAAACAAGAAAAGGGTATTTTAGCTGTAAAAAGAAGCTGCATAATGTAAAGGATTAACTGTTATATTATATGTTCCAGTGTTGAATCCTTTCGAAGACCACCGACTGTATCGtgatcatttttttttgaaaatgtgaaGTGAGCTTAGGCCATTCCAAATTGTATTAGCCCAAATTATGTTCATTTTATAGTTTTTCAAAACAACTAGTAGTTATCATgtaatttttcagaaataatcACTTTGTAAGGATAAACTTGTCACTTACCAACTGGAACACTTTTGAGACATTTCTTGAAAACTATatcataaagtaacaaaaatcttgataaaatatttgCCGGGAAGCACCTGAATATTCTACCAAATAATTCACCAGTAAGAGCTAAATTGTGTGTCTTAACTTCGGTAAAATGGGCTGTTGGAACCCTGTGTTGTATGTATCCAAGACTGTATATATTACAAAGACATGTTTTATGTAATTAACAGAAATATTGTAATGTTATTTAAATTATCAGTGTTAAATGAAATGGTCGTAAAAATTACTTGTTAGACCTTTCCCAAATTTAACTGTGTgtaattataaaatgtatatgttttcaCTGTTTGTCATATATTTGTGTATGCTTGTTATGCCATGATGGGCTGATAGCCTTATgaagtaaataaataaactctAAACTCTCATGAAACATGACAAGAGAAAGTTGTGCATGTGCAGATTTGACATCAAATTCAATAAGTAAAACTGGAATGATTGGCCTTGCATTGaccaaaatgacattttaaatggtatgtatttttgtactttttatatttgtatttttgtaatttttgtaaatAGCTGTCCTATTTCAACAATAAAAAAGTACtaagttttcattcatttttgttgaCTATATATATCTGATTTTACCTGTAAATTAAAAACAGTCAGagtaaaaattgttgaaatcatAGATGGATGATCTTTATGCATGATACcacaaacaagaaaatttcacATGTACCTGTGATTTTAGGGAGAGGGCAGCCTTAAGCTTATAAAACTTTCTGTCCAATACTTTATTATATATGTACTTATGttgtgaaaataattcaaaataaaatatgtttaaactaaggaCAACTGTAATTGTAACTGATTACATGtatcaaatcatttaaaatatgtatttgtgTATATATACCACTTTCGTGCTACACAGTGCTATATCCATTAAAATAGCTTAAATAAGCATTAAAAAATACCCCTCTCGTTACGTGAGAAATGTACAGTCACACGCCTCTAAAAAgtcaaaatagagaaaaaaataattgttttgctcgcatgcttttttttcttttaagacaAGTCCATTTACTTCCTTTCGAAACACTGATTAAGGGAAATAATTCTTTGTAAATACTATTTTATACTTCAACCAGTATTTCCCCATTGGGGATAGTTCTAAAGGGACTTAACTTAGATTCAGCCATTATTAAACAATCTTTTTGGAGGGGTCCAGGTGGGATCTGTTAAAATGAAGATGTGCCAGATCTAAACGAACAATCCCAGGCACGCCAgctttatttttttgtacttttcatTCGTCAGCTATCCGCTGAATTCGCTTCTAACAGATATCTTTATATTCATGTATATGCATTTCTGTATCATAACAAATCCACCCGTTTCGTAGATATATTTCGAAAATATTCAAACTGAAATAGATTGAAAATATGTACGTATTGTTGGATATTTTATCTATTCATATCACACTTTAGAAACATGAACGGAATTTTATTTTCCAGCCGAAGTTTCACATAACTTTCCTTGGAAACCTTCTGGACATTCACATACAAATGTACTCCCTTCAACCTCGAAACATAGGCCTCCATTATGGCACGGGTGGCTCGAACATGGGAATGCTGTAACACATAAAGTACGAGATAGAAAACCAAACTCTGTTTTCTTCAATGTACGAACAATAccattttaatgaaacagaaactTATCGAGATTGTAATATGTTCTGACAAAGCTATGGGCACTACTATTCTAATTAATACATacttaattctgaaaaaaaattgaacagaATTTTATCGTTGCTGACGAAATATCTTTGTTATTCTCAGcttatttgtgacaggcaatacAATTCAAACAATTCTCAACGGTTTAATTTAGCAGTAACATATCCCATTCCtgacacaaaaaaacaacaacaacaaatcaatgATGTAATCTTAGAAAGTGTTGGAATAAGTCATTTAAGGGTACCTGCGCAGCTTGGTGTGAGGCCCGTCCATCTGCCAGTTTCTGAACATGTTCTTGTCATGTCTCCAAACTCACGGCCATAGCCTACATCACATGTGTATGTTACTGTATTGCCGAAAGTAGTCCCTGACACTGTCTTTGTACCATTAGCAATATCTGCAGGTGTCTTACAAGTTATATCTGAAACATTGAAACTgatactttaaatgaaaaaatgtcatttggatttttttcctGGTTTTTCAATTCAATAAGTGTCGATGTCTGTAGTTCATACTTTATTTAACCTTTCATATTTAGATAATTTCGAAGATATTGATGATGTAGTATAAGCATTTTAGTTGAGAAGACATTTTACTCACTTAAGTTTGAGAACGTTTTTTATATGCCCTATTATAAGAAAAGGATGGATAAGTAGGGCCTACCATATCGCAAACCAAGTGCAGCTCCGGAAACTTGTTGTATATGTTGAGGTGTTCCATATGCTCCGCACCCTCCGAAATGCATCTCAAAGAACGAGAAAAAGTTAGCTGGTATCTTTTTGCTTTGTGATACCTGGTTTGCAGTGTCTACCCAATTATGCTGCATCACAGAGTAGGTAGGATGGTAGGGACTAGCTGCAGCGTGATTCTGGTTAAAAAGGAAGGCAAAATAGTTATTGGTATTTCCGTCACAATTCACGTATGTCTGATCTTTTCCATTTAGTTTATAACCCTCTGTTTGACCACGGCGCATGCGTGCAGCTGGTAAAAATCCAACATAAACATAAGGTGTCATTTTAGGATTTTGTACCTCTTGATAGCCACTGTGTGTATTGTACTGAATGGATAGTGGCGTATTTTGGAAGGCTGTGATCTGCTCAATTTTTGCTTCATATTGGCTGCCATCTTTGCGCATGTCACGCACTAGCACGTGTTTGGAATCGGTGTAGAGGTCGTCGATATTTACTGTCACTGTGGTGGCTGGGGAGATGTATGTGTAACCGTAGCCTCTATAGAAGTCACAGTATACTTGAAATGGTTGGTCTTGTCTGTTGTACAATGTATATACCCCACTCTGGCTGAGTATATTGGATTTGTATATTGCTGCACAGgaatcttgaaataaatgtttaagaAGTGTATGAGTTTTACATATGATAATACATGATTTGTTGATTAAGTGAATGTAACTGCATTGAAACAAAACAACtgaaagaaatatttgtaaaacaagaACATATAAAAGACCATCagagagaaagaaaaaatactGACGATCAGAAAATAGACATTTTCACTTGgtttcaatatttcatgaaatttagaaGAATCGTGGCTGCTTCGCAAATGAATTCCgagttttgtttttcttgaacTATGAACATTTATTcagcacataaaataaataataaatgaatacatacGGTAATGTGTTTGGGCGCTGCAcgaagaaacaaataaaataatcgcgGTTGTACAAAGAGCCGCCATTTTACTCAGAAGAAGAAACTCACACTTAAGCAACGCAGGTTTGTATGAAGTTTTCTAGAAGTAGAACAAAAGAATGATAAGACACTGTATGGAATAGCGCCATATATAGATTACAACCTATTTCGTGCCTTATTTCAGGTCATCTTTCTATATTGTCTGAACATTCAGGTTGGTTAAGATTTCAGAATACAGATATCGTCCTTATACCAGTGCTATCAGCTGAAGTAGATTTTTAACCTTCAATACTGACTGATGTTCGCTGGATACATTGTGCAACTTTTCAGAACCTCTACCTTTTTTAGCGTGGACCTCTTTATATGATACAAAACATATTAAGTGCCCATCTGTCAAGATATTTACAACTTACTTTAGTTAGGCAAACATACCATGAAACTGATCCTGTTTGCGGCGACCAACTGAAATTGTCGCTGACATAACATATAGTGACAATGTCAGACTTATCCAACTTATATGCAAACTATCTTAGGGAAACATAGGTCAAGACATgtattttagaatttattttatataggAGTTGATTTTCTACTTGAACATGATGTGAAAACCAGAGAAAGTCGTGAGTCCTCCTCCATAGAAATCAGTGACATCCTGGTACGTGGACTTAACAAACACTTTATCACCAGCAGACAAACCGACAACTATCGTAATTCCGCCCTGATCTAGATGCCCAGAGTCGCCATGAGCATGCGCACGGGCCAAGATGACGTCATTTTTCATCAATGCAACCTGGAGTTGATGGTTATGACCGAGATCGCTCGTCACAGCTACGGACAGCAAATAGAACCCATCAACCGGCGTTATGAACTGGCCGCTGTTAATGTTGTATGCGTTACCGGCATTTAGAACGACGTTGTCAAACAGTATGGTTTGGTTTAACGATACTCCAGTCAGTTCGGTTTCATCAAGCCTTGCATAAAATGCCACGTCATCTTTGTCGAGCACAAACCTTCTGAGTAACTGAGCTGCAATTACATTAGCCTTATAAATCTTAAGTGTTTCACGTTAATACaaataaatgaagaaattaaaaggAAACAGAAATTTATAAAAGCACATAAACGCTTTAAATTGACGAATAAAACGATAGATAACTATCATGTATGTGACAgtatataaaaagtttttaaactacGATAAATCATCGAGAAATTCTTAACCTGGTACATTTTGTTCAGGTATATCACTCATTCGCCgatttgttttctttaatgtGTCTTTTTCTTTCAGCAGCTCTAGAAGTTCTGTTATTTCTCTTGACTTTTCGGCAAGTGATGCTTTCTGGTCAATTATTTCATGTTGCTGACTAGCAACTGTAAATACAAGatcatatatattataatttgaattttacagACCATACTTTCTTGCCGCGAATGGGAAAATAAAACCAATTGATTTTTTCACGAGTGAAAATATCTTATAtgacacatacatgtataagagTGGTTTACTGATTTTAATTCATAGATATATGAGCTTTGCAGCGGGATGACAGCGGGATAATATTATTTCATAGATTGTCTTCTTacggaaaaatgattttttttttaaatgatattagaAGAAAATGGTCTGCTTTTGCATACGAGTggaattcagaaaattttgaaactatCGCGCTTCCACAGAAACAATCAGAGACAAACGCGATTTTTCCTCGACTTCTAGTGGGTTTCAATAGCCGTGTACATTGACTTCaacacaattgtttttttttatagctgGCTTACAAGTGTTTTAACATTATCGTAAGCATGAAGGCTCCAGACAAGAAGGTTCTACATAAAAGTGCGTTGTTCTCTGAATATACCAGCCAAGTAAACTCGTCAAGAATTTGATACTGTATCAGTGATTTTTTTCCATCCGAAGCCTctgtttttagatatgaaatGGACATCTAATAGGGCAAAATCTATAGTCAAGATCAGTCTCGTGTAAGGCGTCCTAAAGCTCATAACATTGATGCTGGGGCAGCCGGACTATAAGAAGACTCGAGATACACAGTTTCTAAAATAGCTGCACCGGTTGGCATTTCATCGGGAAGTGTTCATGAACTTCTGACTGATGTTGTGGGCCAATTTCTGTAaatcctctagtttttcgatttcagAAATTAGGCAAAGATTCATCTATTTCAGCAATTATTACATTTATTCTGGGATCGTTTAAGgccggatgtcgctttctactgTATGTGAAACAAAAATTATGTTGATTTTAGTAAACCTGGTGTATACAAAATGCGAAATTCCCGCTCTCTGAGATTATTATTGGCTATAAATA
This Mercenaria mercenaria strain notata chromosome 17, MADL_Memer_1, whole genome shotgun sequence DNA region includes the following protein-coding sequences:
- the LOC123537110 gene encoding uncharacterized protein LOC123537110 → MAALCTTAIILFVSSCSAQTHYHSCAAIYKSNILSQSGVYTLYNRQDQPFQVYCDFYRGYGYTYISPATTVTVNIDDLYTDSKHVLVRDMRKDGSQYEAKIEQITAFQNTPLSIQYNTHSGYQEVQNPKMTPYVYVGFLPAARMRRGQTEGYKLNGKDQTYVNCDGNTNNYFAFLFNQNHAAASPYHPTYSVMQHNWVDTANQVSQSKKIPANFFSFFEMHFGGCGAYGTPQHIQQVSGAALGLRYDITCKTPADIANGTKTVSGTTFGNTVTYTCDVGYGREFGDMTRTCSETGRWTGLTPSCAAFPCSSHPCHNGGLCFEVEGSTFVCECPEGFQGKLCETSAGK
- the LOC123537111 gene encoding heavy metal-binding protein HIP-like; the encoded protein is MLYLLFVVMVAGNALAADTDSLSRLTSRFKLLENRVQDLEHQVASQQHEIIDQKASLAEKSREITELLELLKEKDTLKKTNRRMSDIPEQNVPAQLLRRFVLDKDDVAFYARLDETELTGVSLNQTILFDNVVLNAGNAYNINSGQFITPVDGFYLLSVAVTSDLGHNHQLQVALMKNDVILARAHAHGDSGHLDQGGITIVVGLSAGDKVFVKSTYQDVTDFYGGGLTTFSGFHIMFK